In Bacillus thuringiensis, the DNA window TACAACGCACCCAATGGTCTGGTTTTACTTCGTGTAAAATTGGATTTTCCTCGTGTTGATCAGGTCTAATCCATGGAATTCGAGCTTGGAAACGGCAACCTGAGCGAGGAAGCTTCGCTAACGAAGGAACTACGCCTTGAATTACATGTAATTTTTCTTTTTCACCATATGCAGATGGAATTGAGTTTAATAGAGAACGAGTATAGGGGTGAAGAGGATTATTAAAAATCTCTTCAACTTTACCTGTTTCTACAACTTGTCCAGCGTACATAACGACGATACGATCAGCTGTTTCTGCAACAACACTTAAATCATGTGTAATTAAAATGATGCCCATTTTTGTTTGTTCTTGAATAGACTTTAGTAAGTCTAAAATTTGTGCTTGGATGGTTACGTCAAGTGCCGTTGTTGGCTCATCCGCAATAATGAGTGCTGGGTTACAAGCAATTGCAATTGCGATAACAATTCTTTGTCTCATTCCGCCAGATAATTCGTGTGGGTATTGTTTATATGTAAGTTCTGGTTTTGGAATACCAACTTGATGAAGTAGTTCTAAGGTGCGCTCTTTCTTTTCAATTTTTGAAAGGCTTGTGTGGTAGTCTAAGTTTTCTTCGATTTGTTTTCCAACTGTCATAAGAGGATCGAGTGCTGTAAGAGGTTCTTGGAAAATCATACCGATGTTTGATCCGCGTACTTTATTCATTTCTGCGGTCGACATAGTTAGTAAATCCTTATCTCTATAGTTAAGCTGCCCTTGTAATTTTGTATTTGCTTCATTATGCAGTCGCATAATAGAAAGGGCAAGTGCACTTTTTCCGCAACCAGATTCACCAACTATCGCGACAATTTCATTTTCATGGACAGTTAACGAGACATCATCAACTGCTGCATGATAGTGATCTTGTATGCGAAAGGAAGTTTGTAAGTTTTCAATGCGAAGAAGTGGATTCTTCATGGCTATCCCTCCATCTTTTCAGAAAAGACTAAATATTTTGTATGTTGTTGTTATTTTAATATAAATTGACAATGTTTGACAAGGATAAGTTGAAAAAATATTCAAAAATCTTTTTATATAGAGATTGGATGCAGTTGTATAAGTGGTTGGAGTGATTTGAAAACGCTAACATGAATAAGAGAGGGAAATAAATCTTTTGTAAGAAAAAAGTATTATATGTAGAAAAAAGAGAGGTGTTCTGGAAAGAACAGTCTCTCTTTTTTTGATAAGAATAATATTAGTAATTAAGCTTGTTTTGGTTTTGCAGATCCTGTCTTTAAAGTAAGAGCAAGGAAGAACATTGCAAGTACACAAGATACAAGTAATAAGATGAATCCGCCATCCCATCCGAATGCATCTACGATAAAGCCCATAGCTGCGCTAGCAAAAGTAGCTCCACCTAGGTAACCGAAGAACCCAGTTAAACCAGCAGCAGTTCCAGCAGCTTTTTTTGGTGCTAAGTCTAGTGCGTGTAGGCCGATTAACATAACAGGTCCATAAATTAAAAATCCAATTGAGACAAGTGCGATACTATCAACCATTGGATTACCAGGAGGATTTAGCCAGTAAACAAGAACGGCGATAAATACACCAACCATAAATAAAATACCGGCAGGTGCACGGCGCCCTTTAAACAGTTTATCACTCATCCAGCCGCAAAGAAGTGTACCTGGAATACCAGCCCATTCGTATAGAGCATAAGCTGTACGAGAGCTACTATGAGTGAAACTTTTTTCCTCTACTAAATAAGTAGGAGCCCAGTCTACAACGCCGTAACGTACGAAATAAACGAAAACGTTCGCGATAGCGATGTACCATAAGAATTTATTGTTTAGTACGTATGTAAATAAAATTTCTTTTACTGAAAGTTCGCGTTCTCGATCTTTTACTTTTTCATCTGATGGATATTCTCCAGTATGTTCTTCAATAGAAGGTAATCCACAAGATTGAGGTGTATCTCTCATCGTAATTAACACATAAATACCAACTAAAATTGAAAGAATACCTGGGAAGTAAAAAATACTATGCCAGTCATTTGCAAAGAAATATAACCCTAATGTTACAAGAGAAGGCATAAGTGCGCCACCGACATTATGAGCAACGTTCCAAATAGACATTTTTGTACCACGTTCACTAATAGAGAACCAGTGAACCATCGTACGACCACAAGGAGGCCAGCCCATACCTTGTACCCATCCATTTAAAAACTGAAGGACAAACATGAGTATAATGCTCGTTGTAATGAAAGAAAATGAGCCGAAAATAATATTAATGATACCTGATAAAAATAGCCCAGCTGCTAAAAAGTAGCGAGGATTACAACGGTCGGATACGATACCCATAAGAAATTTACTTAATCCGTAAGCGATAGATACTGCTGAAAGGATAACCCCAAGTTCTCCTTTACTAAAGCCTTGTTCGATTAAGTATGGCATTGCTAGTGAAAAGTTTTTTCGAACAAAGTAGTAACCTGCATAGCCGATGAAGATACCCAAGAATACTTGTAAACGTAATTTACGGTATTCGCTATCAACGCGATCAGCTGGTAAGCGTTCCGCGTGGGGTGCAGGTTTAAATAATTGTGTGAAAAACATAAAATGAAAATCCTCCCCTAATGAATTCGAAATGTTGTAAGTCAGAGAGAATATAAAAAGGCCATGAAATATAAAAAAGTTTCCTTTTTTATGATTCATAGCCTTATACTCCGATTCTCCGTGACTGTCAATATTAACTTCGTCGAAAATTATACAACTTTGTGACAGAAATGTAAACGTTTTTATAAATAAAAAGTGTTGACGTATTTTATTCGTGGTATTAATATTTAAATACGTTAAATATTTTATTGCTTAAATAAGAGGTGGATAACATGCCAAATGATATGACGCATATCGATAAAATTCAAGCTCTTGCCTTTTCGATTGGAAAGAAAATGCAGACGGAGTTATTAGAACAAATGCAAGCAACAGGACTTACACCACCGCAGTTTTATATTTTAAAGATTTTAGATCATTACGGTGCTTCAAGAGCGACAAAATTAGCAAAAAAGATGTATGTAAAGCCTAGTGCAATTACAGTGATGATTGATCGCCTAATTGACCAAGAGCTTGTAGAGCGCTATCACGACAAAGATGACCGTCGTGTTGTCATCATTGAGTTAACAAAAAAGGGGAAAGCAAGAGTAGAAGAGGCAATGACAGCTCGTAATGAGCATATTGCAAAATATTTCTCACATTTAGAATTACAAGAAAGAGAAGATTTGTTACGTCTCTTTGAGAAGTTAGAAATAATTATTTGCGGGACACAAGAGAAAAAAGAGAATAACTAAGAGGAATTGAGGAGATTACATGGAGCAACAAGAAAACATAAATAGAAAGTTGCTGTTAATCGGTTTAATAATCGCGATGCTATTTGCTGCATTAGATGGAACAATCGTTGGTACAGCAATGCCGCGTATCGTCGGTGAACTAGGCGGATTAAGCTTAATGACGTGGTTAACAACAGCTTATATGTTAACATCAACGACAGTGGTACCAATTGCAGGTAAATTAGCGGATTTACTTGGCCGTCGTAACGTATATATTACAGGACTAGTTATCTTTATGATTGGTTCGGCGTTATGTGGTATGGCAAATGGTATGACAGAATTAATTATTTTCCGTGGTATTCAAGGTCTTGGTGGCGGTATTATGATGCCAATGGCTATGATTATTATCGGAGATATGTTTACGGGAAAAGAACGTGCGAAATGGCAAGGTATTTTTGGTGCGTTATACGGTCTTGCTTCTGTAATTGGACCACAAGTGGGTGGTTGGATTGTAGATGCGGTGAACTGGAGATGGGTATTCTACATTAACTTACCAGTTGGTATTTTAGCGACAATCTTTATTGCAATGGGATTAAAATCACATAAACAAACGGGACCAATTAAAATTGATATCGCTGGAATCTTTACGATGATTCTCGGTGTTGTAAGCTTATTACTTGCGTTAACGTTTGGTGGAAAAGATTACGCGTGGGATTCTTGGCAAATTATCGGGTTGTTTGCATTAGCTCTAATTGGTATTGTTAGCTTTGTTATTGTTGAAACGAAAGCAGAAGAACCAATTTTACCGATGCATTTCTTTAAAAATCGCACATTTACAATACTGAATGCGATTGGTTTCTTTATGAGTATCGGAATGTTTGGTGCTATTATGTTCGTACCATTCTTTATGCAAGGAATTGTAGGAGTAAGTGCTGCTGAATCAGGAACAATTATGACACCAATGATGATTACAATGATTGTGATGAGTATTATCGGTGGTCAACTTGTATTAAAAGTTGGTGTGAAACCACAAATTATTACAGGGATGCTTATTATGGCTGGTGGTTTCTGGTTATTAACAACGATGGATATGCACACGACTAAACTTACTGCTACTTTTTATATGAGTATTATCGGTTTAGGAATGGGTCTTGTAATGCCGACATTAACATTAGCTTTACAAGAAAGTTTCCCGAAAAAAGATCTTGGTGTCGTAACATCATCAAGTCAGTTCTTCCGTCAAATCGGTGGAACATTTGGTATTACAATTTTAGGGTCAATCATGAATAACACTTCAGGTACAACATTAACAAATAAATTAGTACCTGTATTAGATACATTCCCGAAAGAAGCGGGACAAATGGTAACAAAATTTAAAGATATGATTCATACAGATCCACAAGGTTTATATTCGATGCTATTTAGCCCAGAGGCATTAAAACAAATGCCAGAAGCATTCGCTAGCAGCATTGTACCAATCTTGAAAAATTCTTTAGTAGACTCACTTCATACTGTATTTCTAACAGGATTAGTATTCATTGTAGTGGGCGCTATCTTTACGATTTTCTTACAGAAGATTAAACTATCGGATCGTAAAAAAGGTGCTGAAGAGCCAGCCGCAGAAGAAAAAGAACAAACTGTATCATATTCGTAATGAAAAAGCATCGCCTTATGGCGGTGCTTTTTTGAGTATAACCTTAAAAGCTTTTTCGTGAGAAATGATTGACGTATTTATAGAAATACGTTATATTATTTTCTGTAAACGGTTACATGAAATGGAGAGGGAATAGAATGAGTACGATTAAAGACGTTGCGAAATTAGCGGGAGTATCTGTTGCGACCGTTTCCAGAGTGTTAAATAAAAATGGATATGTTCATGAAGATACATTAAAGAAAGTAGAGCGAGCAATTGAGATGCTAGATTATAAACCTAGTACAGTAGCGCGTTCATTGTATAACAAGAAATCTCGTTTAATTGGCTTAGTTGTTCCGAATATCGTGAATCCATTCTTTCCAGAAGTTGCACGTGCCGTAGAAGATGTAGCGCATCAGCAAGGATACACAGTTGTCCTTTGTAACTCTGATGAGAGTCTAGAGAAAGAAAAGCAATATATTGATGTACTTAGGCAAAATAATGTGGATGGATTTATTGTAGCAACAAATCCACAAAATAGTGTTAATTACATGAAGTTGTCTGTTCCAGTTGTTGCAATTGACCGTATGTTTAATGAGCGTATTCCTACTGTATATGCAGATAACTATGCGGGAAGTCAGGCCGCGACAAAGTTATTAATAGATAAAGGCTGCAAACATATTGCACATATTCGCGGACCGCGTGACGTAAGCACAGCGAATGAACGTTTTGAAGGCTTTGTAGACGTAATTACGCAAAATAATCTTTCTTATATGATTGCAGAGAGTACATTTGATCCAGCTAATAGTGAGCGTGTAGCGGTGGAACTATTAGAAGAATACCCACATATTGATGGAATTGTTGCTGGGAATGATTTAATTGCAATAGGTATTGTAAAGGCTGCCCTTCAAAAGGGAATTTCTATTCCGGATGATTTACAAATTATCGGATTCGATGGAATTTCTTTAACAGAGATGATGTATCCATCTATTACAACTGTTGCACAGCCAATTTATGAAATGGGGAAAATTGCAACAGAACTGCTGTTAGAGCAGATGGAAGGAAATATATTAGAAGAGAAACACTATCGTTTACCGATTGAAATTATAGAACGAAATACAACGAAGTAAGGAGATGAAACAGATGCCAAATATTGCAGTAGTAGGCAGTATTTCAATGGACTTAGTGGCCGTTTCAAAAAAACGTCCGAAAGCAGGGGAAACAGTAATTGGTGAAGCATTTCATACAATTCCAGGAGGAAAAGGAGCCAACCAAGCGGTTGCTGCAGCTAGATTAGGCGCAAATGTAGCGATGGTTGGAGCGGTAGGAAACGATAATTATGGAACTGTAGTTAGGAAAAATTTAGAGAACGAACGCGTTTTTATCGACTATGTGGTACCGGTTACAGATGTGGCGACAGGAATTGCTCATATCGTTTTAGCAGAAGAGGATAACAGTATTGTTGTCGTGCAAGGGGCGAATGTTCTTGTAAATGAGTCGGTTGTAGATCGTTCAAAAGATCTTCTTATAAAAGCAGATATGGTTGTTCTTCAACTAGAGATTCCACTTGAAACAGTAAAATATGTATTGTCTATTTGCGAGGAACACAAAATCCCGGTTATGCTAAATCCAGCGCCAGCACAAGTGTTATCAGAAGCTATTTTAGAAAAGGCAACTTATATTACGCCAAATGAACATGAGTGCCGTATCGTGTTAGATGATTTCACATCACCAATTGAAGATTTACTAGCTAAATATCCAAATAAATTATTGATGACAGAAGGTTCTAACGGTGTTCGTTTCCATAATGGTACGGAGATTGTACATGTTCCTAGCATTGCTGTTGATGTAGTAGATACGACTGGAGCTGGTGATACATTTAATGGAGCATTAGCAGTTGCGCTTTCTGAAGGAGAAGCACTTCAAAAAGCAATTCGTTTTGCGAATATTGCTGGTGGTCTTTCTGTAACGAAGCTTGGGGCGCAAGGTGGTATGCCAACGAGAGATAAAGTATGTGAAGTGCAGGTGATTGTCGGATGAAAAAGCACGGTGTATTAAACAGTGAGATGGCATCAGTCCTTGCTTCACTCGGGCATACAGATACGATTGTAATCGCTGATTGTGGTTTACCAATTCCTGACGGAGTAAAACGAATTGATTTAGCTGTTGAGCTTGGAAAACCAAGTTTTTTAGACGTATTGCAAGTGGTAGCTGATGATATGGCAATTGAAAAAGTAACATTAGCAGAAGAAGTCATTAACAATAATGCGGAAGTAAATAAAGAAATAGAGCTGAAACTAATAGAACCAGCATTTGAATATGTATCTCATGAACAATTTAAAGAGCATACAAAGAAAGCGAAGGCGATTATTCGTACAGGCGAGGCTACGCCTTATGCCAATGTAATTTTACATGCAGGCGTGATTTTTTAATAAAGGGAAGTGATGAGAATGCATATTGAAATGAAAAACGTTTCAAAGGCGTTCAATGGCAATTCTGTTTTGAAGAATGCACAGTTTATGATTGAAACAGGAGAAGTCCATGCATTGATGGGGGAAAATGGAGCGGGTAAATCAACGCTCATGAAGATTTTAACAGGTGTATACAAAAGAGATGGTGGAACAATCACGATTGATGGCCAAGAACGAACTTTTAAAAATGCAAAAGAAGCTGAAGAGTACGGTATTGCATTTATACATCAAGAATTGAACATATTACCGAATTTAACGGTAGCTGAAAATATGTTTCTCGGTAAAGAGTTAATGTATGGGAAGACAGGTATTTTACGTACGCGTCAAATGAACGCGATTGCGCAGCAGCAACTAGCAGAATTAGGATTACATGTAAAAGGCGCTATGTTGGCAGGAGAGTTATCGGTTGGACAACAGCAAATTATCGAAATTGCGAAAGCGTTAATGACAAACGCGAGCGTTATTATTATGGATGAACCTACAGCTGCATTAACAGATCGTGAAATTGAAACGTTGTTTACTGTCATTAATAAATTACGTAAAGAAGGCGTTTCGTTCGTTTATATCTCACACCGAATGGAAGAAATTTTTTCAATATGTGATGCCATTACGATTTTACGTGATGGGGAATACGTAGGAAAGAGACTTATTCCGGAAACATCATTTGATGAAGTAGTGAGTATGATGGTGGGGCGCAGCATTGGTGAACGTTACCCAGAGCGAAATAGTCAAATTGGCGATGTCATTTTTGAGATGCGTAACGGAACGAAAAAAGGGAAGTTTGAAAATATTTCGTTTCAAGTGAGAAAAGGTGAAATCCTTGGTGTTGCTGGCTTGATGGGAGCTGGTCGTACAGATATTATGAAAGCGATATTTGGATACGAACCTTTAGATTCTGGCCAAATTTTTATAAATGGACAAGAAGTAAAGATTGATAGTCCGATAGATGCGATTAGACAAAGAATAGCTTTTATTACAGAGGATAGAAAATCTGAAGGGTTAGTGTTAGATTTCTCAATTCGAGAAAATTTAGCTTTACCGAATTTAGAAAGTCTTTCAAAGGGAAGTGTCTTAAGTAACGAACTAGAACAACAGTTTACAGCGGATATGATGAAACTTCTTAATGTGAAAGCAGCTAGTGGAGAGCAAACGGTGAAATCTCTTTCTGGTGGAAATCAGCAAAAGGTCGTTATTGCAAAATGGCTAGGTATCCACCCGCAGTTACTCATTTTAGATGAGCCAACAAGGGGTGTAGATGTTGGGGCGAAAAAAGAAATTTACTCTATTATGAATAAGCTTACAGAGCAAGGGGATGCCGTTATTATGGTATCATCTGAGCTTCCAGAAGTTTTAGGAATGAGTGATCGCGTTCTTGTTATTCATGAAGGAAAAGTCGGCGGCATTTTAGAGAAAGATGAGGCATCACAAGAGTCTATTATGGCACTAGCTACAGGGGGAGAGTAAGGATGGCTAAGAAGGGGAATGTATTACAACAACTCGGTTCTTTAATCGGTTTAGTATTAATTATCGTCGTAATTACAGCTTTAAATCCAGCATTTATTGAGATTCCAAATTTATTTAATATACTGCGTCAAGTATCGATTAATGCGCTTATTGCATTCGGAATGACCTTTGTAATTTTAACAGGGGGTATTGACTTATCGGTAGGTTCTATTTTAGCATTATCAAGTGCCCTTGTTGCTGGAATGATGGCAAGTGGCATGGACCCGTTCCTTGCAATGGCAGTTGGATTATTAGCTGGTCTTGTAATGGGAATTGTAAACGGTATCATCATAGCGAAGGGAAAAGTAGCCCCATTTATTGCAACTTTAGCAACAATGACTATTTTTCGCGGGTTGACGCTTGTTTATATGGACGGACGTCCGATCACTGGTCTTGGTGATCATTTAATGTTCCAAATGTTTGGCCGCGGTTATTTTCTCGGTATTCCGGTACCAGCTGTTACAATGATGGTCGCTTTCGCAGTACTGTACTTCATTTTGAAGAAAACGACATTTGGTCGCCGTACATTTGCAATTGGTGGAAATGAAGAAGCAGCAGCATTATCAGGTATTAATGTTACGAGAATTAAAGTAATGATTTATGGTCTTTCCGGAATTTTGGCAGCGCTTGCAGGTATTGTCTTAACATCACGACTAGATTCTGCACAGCCGACTGCAGGTACTTCTTACGAATTAGATGCAATTGCAGCAGTTGTATTAGGTGGAACAAGTCTTTCTGGGGGAAGAGGTTGGATTGTTGGTACATTCATCGGTGTACTTATTATCGGTGTACTAAATAACGGTTTAAATTTATTAGGCGTATCTTCTTTCTTCCAACAAGTTGTAAAAGGACTTGTAATCTTACTAGCTGTATTAATTGATCGTCGAAAAGAAGCGTAATGGAGGGACAGTTCATGAAGAAATGGTTACTTATACTCGTTGCATGTATTATGGTCATTACTGCTGGTTGTTCAATGGAACCACCAGAATGGGCAAAGGATTCTAGCGATAAAGGTCGAAATAAAACTATTAAAGTTGGATTCTCTGTTTCAACTTTAAACAATCCATTTTTTGTGACTTTGAAAAAAGGGGCAGAAAAGAAAGCGAAAGAAAGCGGCATTGAGTTGATTGCTGTTGATGCACAAAATGATGCAGCAAAGCAAACAAATGATGTTGAAGATTTAATTCAAAAAGGTGTCGATGTAGTTGTTATTAATCCAACCGATTCAGATGCTGTTGCTTCAGCAGTAAGTGCGGCAAATGCAGCGAATGTCCCTGTTATTACTGTAGACCGCGTTGCAAATTCAGGTAAAGTTGTTTCGCACATTGCCTCTAATAATATTGAAGGTGGTCAAATGGCTAGTGATTACATTCGTGAATTAGTTGGCGTGGGAGCAAATGTTGCTGAATTAGAAGGAATCCCTGGCTCTTCTGCTGCTCGTGAGCGCGGGAAAGGATTCCATAACGTAGCTGATAAGTCTTTAAAAGTAGTTGCAAAACAAGCAGCTGATTTTGATAGAGCAAAAGGATTATCTGTTATGGAAAACATTTTGCAAGCAAATGGTGATATTAAAGCCGTGTTTGCGCATAACGATGAAATGGCATTAGGGGCACTTGAAGCATTGAAGTCTTCTGGAAAAACAGATGTAGTCGTTGTTGGTTTTGATGCAACAGAAGATGCTGTAAAAGCGGTTAATGATGGGCGTATGGCTGCAACAGTTGCTCAAAAACCGGAATTAATCGGGGAGAAGGCGATGCAAACAGCAAAAGAGATCACGCAAGGTAAAAAGGTGGACAAATCTATTCCGATTGAATTAGAGCTTATTAAGAAA includes these proteins:
- the rbsR gene encoding ribose operon transcriptional repressor RbsR — protein: MSTIKDVAKLAGVSVATVSRVLNKNGYVHEDTLKKVERAIEMLDYKPSTVARSLYNKKSRLIGLVVPNIVNPFFPEVARAVEDVAHQQGYTVVLCNSDESLEKEKQYIDVLRQNNVDGFIVATNPQNSVNYMKLSVPVVAIDRMFNERIPTVYADNYAGSQAATKLLIDKGCKHIAHIRGPRDVSTANERFEGFVDVITQNNLSYMIAESTFDPANSERVAVELLEEYPHIDGIVAGNDLIAIGIVKAALQKGISIPDDLQIIGFDGISLTEMMYPSITTVAQPIYEMGKIATELLLEQMEGNILEEKHYRLPIEIIERNTTK
- the glpT gene encoding glycerol-3-phosphate transporter, translating into MFFTQLFKPAPHAERLPADRVDSEYRKLRLQVFLGIFIGYAGYYFVRKNFSLAMPYLIEQGFSKGELGVILSAVSIAYGLSKFLMGIVSDRCNPRYFLAAGLFLSGIINIIFGSFSFITTSIILMFVLQFLNGWVQGMGWPPCGRTMVHWFSISERGTKMSIWNVAHNVGGALMPSLVTLGLYFFANDWHSIFYFPGILSILVGIYVLITMRDTPQSCGLPSIEEHTGEYPSDEKVKDRERELSVKEILFTYVLNNKFLWYIAIANVFVYFVRYGVVDWAPTYLVEEKSFTHSSSRTAYALYEWAGIPGTLLCGWMSDKLFKGRRAPAGILFMVGVFIAVLVYWLNPPGNPMVDSIALVSIGFLIYGPVMLIGLHALDLAPKKAAGTAAGLTGFFGYLGGATFASAAMGFIVDAFGWDGGFILLLVSCVLAMFFLALTLKTGSAKPKQA
- the rbsK gene encoding ribokinase → MPNIAVVGSISMDLVAVSKKRPKAGETVIGEAFHTIPGGKGANQAVAAARLGANVAMVGAVGNDNYGTVVRKNLENERVFIDYVVPVTDVATGIAHIVLAEEDNSIVVVQGANVLVNESVVDRSKDLLIKADMVVLQLEIPLETVKYVLSICEEHKIPVMLNPAPAQVLSEAILEKATYITPNEHECRIVLDDFTSPIEDLLAKYPNKLLMTEGSNGVRFHNGTEIVHVPSIAVDVVDTTGAGDTFNGALAVALSEGEALQKAIRFANIAGGLSVTKLGAQGGMPTRDKVCEVQVIVG
- the rbsD gene encoding D-ribose pyranase; translated protein: MKKHGVLNSEMASVLASLGHTDTIVIADCGLPIPDGVKRIDLAVELGKPSFLDVLQVVADDMAIEKVTLAEEVINNNAEVNKEIELKLIEPAFEYVSHEQFKEHTKKAKAIIRTGEATPYANVILHAGVIF
- a CDS encoding MDR family MFS transporter, translating into MEQQENINRKLLLIGLIIAMLFAALDGTIVGTAMPRIVGELGGLSLMTWLTTAYMLTSTTVVPIAGKLADLLGRRNVYITGLVIFMIGSALCGMANGMTELIIFRGIQGLGGGIMMPMAMIIIGDMFTGKERAKWQGIFGALYGLASVIGPQVGGWIVDAVNWRWVFYINLPVGILATIFIAMGLKSHKQTGPIKIDIAGIFTMILGVVSLLLALTFGGKDYAWDSWQIIGLFALALIGIVSFVIVETKAEEPILPMHFFKNRTFTILNAIGFFMSIGMFGAIMFVPFFMQGIVGVSAAESGTIMTPMMITMIVMSIIGGQLVLKVGVKPQIITGMLIMAGGFWLLTTMDMHTTKLTATFYMSIIGLGMGLVMPTLTLALQESFPKKDLGVVTSSSQFFRQIGGTFGITILGSIMNNTSGTTLTNKLVPVLDTFPKEAGQMVTKFKDMIHTDPQGLYSMLFSPEALKQMPEAFASSIVPILKNSLVDSLHTVFLTGLVFIVVGAIFTIFLQKIKLSDRKKGAEEPAAEEKEQTVSYS
- a CDS encoding ABC transporter ATP-binding protein — protein: MKNPLLRIENLQTSFRIQDHYHAAVDDVSLTVHENEIVAIVGESGCGKSALALSIMRLHNEANTKLQGQLNYRDKDLLTMSTAEMNKVRGSNIGMIFQEPLTALDPLMTVGKQIEENLDYHTSLSKIEKKERTLELLHQVGIPKPELTYKQYPHELSGGMRQRIVIAIAIACNPALIIADEPTTALDVTIQAQILDLLKSIQEQTKMGIILITHDLSVVAETADRIVVMYAGQVVETGKVEEIFNNPLHPYTRSLLNSIPSAYGEKEKLHVIQGVVPSLAKLPRSGCRFQARIPWIRPDQHEENPILHEVKPDHWVRCTCYKHFNFQHKKGDDVTHGTA
- a CDS encoding MarR family winged helix-turn-helix transcriptional regulator, which encodes MPNDMTHIDKIQALAFSIGKKMQTELLEQMQATGLTPPQFYILKILDHYGASRATKLAKKMYVKPSAITVMIDRLIDQELVERYHDKDDRRVVIIELTKKGKARVEEAMTARNEHIAKYFSHLELQEREDLLRLFEKLEIIICGTQEKKENN
- a CDS encoding ABC transporter permease subunit, whose amino-acid sequence is MAKKGNVLQQLGSLIGLVLIIVVITALNPAFIEIPNLFNILRQVSINALIAFGMTFVILTGGIDLSVGSILALSSALVAGMMASGMDPFLAMAVGLLAGLVMGIVNGIIIAKGKVAPFIATLATMTIFRGLTLVYMDGRPITGLGDHLMFQMFGRGYFLGIPVPAVTMMVAFAVLYFILKKTTFGRRTFAIGGNEEAAALSGINVTRIKVMIYGLSGILAALAGIVLTSRLDSAQPTAGTSYELDAIAAVVLGGTSLSGGRGWIVGTFIGVLIIGVLNNGLNLLGVSSFFQQVVKGLVILLAVLIDRRKEA
- the rbsA gene encoding ribose ABC transporter ATP-binding protein RbsA, yielding MHIEMKNVSKAFNGNSVLKNAQFMIETGEVHALMGENGAGKSTLMKILTGVYKRDGGTITIDGQERTFKNAKEAEEYGIAFIHQELNILPNLTVAENMFLGKELMYGKTGILRTRQMNAIAQQQLAELGLHVKGAMLAGELSVGQQQIIEIAKALMTNASVIIMDEPTAALTDREIETLFTVINKLRKEGVSFVYISHRMEEIFSICDAITILRDGEYVGKRLIPETSFDEVVSMMVGRSIGERYPERNSQIGDVIFEMRNGTKKGKFENISFQVRKGEILGVAGLMGAGRTDIMKAIFGYEPLDSGQIFINGQEVKIDSPIDAIRQRIAFITEDRKSEGLVLDFSIRENLALPNLESLSKGSVLSNELEQQFTADMMKLLNVKAASGEQTVKSLSGGNQQKVVIAKWLGIHPQLLILDEPTRGVDVGAKKEIYSIMNKLTEQGDAVIMVSSELPEVLGMSDRVLVIHEGKVGGILEKDEASQESIMALATGGE
- the rbsB gene encoding ribose ABC transporter substrate-binding protein RbsB, with protein sequence MKKWLLILVACIMVITAGCSMEPPEWAKDSSDKGRNKTIKVGFSVSTLNNPFFVTLKKGAEKKAKESGIELIAVDAQNDAAKQTNDVEDLIQKGVDVVVINPTDSDAVASAVSAANAANVPVITVDRVANSGKVVSHIASNNIEGGQMASDYIRELVGVGANVAELEGIPGSSAARERGKGFHNVADKSLKVVAKQAADFDRAKGLSVMENILQANGDIKAVFAHNDEMALGALEALKSSGKTDVVVVGFDATEDAVKAVNDGRMAATVAQKPELIGEKAMQTAKEITQGKKVDKSIPIELELIKKNK